From the Deinococcus sp. Leaf326 genome, one window contains:
- a CDS encoding M23 family metallopeptidase, translated as MFKLNLFRRGRRVGLGMAGLLLLGGALAHYAAPLPLSATAPPSRQFGLPFADAPGPDTWLLGQGYGNTTGSYRQRRSTYGNLQGIHAGLDFSAPCGTPVRAIGDGRVAEVDGTHGSPPHNVVIDHAGNLSSLYGHLRVRSSMRVGQQVKRGQVIGESGDSQFTCVSAPHLHLELRDRSHQRFFNPVPYIAADWDTLALAGGFGRGYEYDLDQPRRWQTPDTQPGALRGGPLLNEFRRPWPPAPGGAR; from the coding sequence ATGTTCAAGCTGAATCTGTTCCGGCGAGGGCGGCGGGTGGGCCTGGGAATGGCCGGCCTGCTGCTCCTGGGCGGCGCGCTGGCCCACTACGCCGCGCCGCTCCCCCTCTCGGCCACCGCGCCGCCTTCCCGGCAGTTCGGGCTGCCCTTCGCGGACGCGCCGGGGCCCGACACCTGGTTGTTGGGACAGGGCTACGGCAACACCACAGGGTCGTACCGGCAGCGGCGCAGCACCTACGGCAACCTGCAGGGCATCCACGCGGGGCTGGACTTCTCGGCGCCCTGCGGCACCCCGGTGCGCGCTATCGGCGACGGCCGGGTGGCCGAGGTGGACGGCACCCACGGTAGCCCGCCGCACAACGTCGTGATTGACCACGCGGGCAACCTCAGCAGCCTGTACGGGCACCTGCGCGTGCGCTCCTCGATGCGGGTCGGGCAGCAGGTCAAGCGCGGACAGGTCATTGGCGAGAGTGGCGACTCGCAGTTCACCTGCGTCAGCGCGCCGCACCTGCACCTGGAGTTGCGCGACCGCTCGCACCAGCGCTTCTTCAACCCGGTGCCGTACATCGCCGCCGACTGGGACACGCTCGCCCTGGCCGGGGGCTTCGGGCGCGGCTACGAGTACGACCTCGACCAGCCCCGGCGCTGGCAGACCCCCGACACCCAGCCGGGCGCGCTGCGCGGCGGCCCGCTCCTCAACGAGTTCCGGCGGCCCTGGCCCCCCGCCCCCGGAGGCGCGCGGTGA
- the speA gene encoding biosynthetic arginine decarboxylase — MTATNTNFSTTDAAELYQVPNWAGGWFRVSDKGALEVTPTPGLHAPLRAIVDEIVDRGESLPVILRFPQVLAGRVKHLNEAFQSAITEYSYSGHYQGVFPIKVNQRRMVVESVAAAGYDYAHGLEAGSKAELALCLAQKMHPDALLCCNGFKDDGFIKLALWGRTLGKNVVITIEKFTELDRILKQARALGVKPAIGVRFKLHARGSGQWEESGGDQAKFGLNAYELLRVVERLRQENMLDSLVMLHTHIGSQITDIRRVKVAVREATQTYAGLIAAGAQLKYLNVGGGLGVDYDGSKTTFYASMNYTVKEYAADVVYTVQEVCKARNVPEPVIVSESGRALTAHHAVLILPVIDVTGPTRDLENLAPPSADSHQVVKDMEEILEKITARNYRESYNDAVGDKGTLHNLFDLGYVTLEDRARGEALFNAILRKIAKLIAGEKYVPDELEDLQKVLADKYICNFSLFQSLPDNWAIQALFPIVPLDRLAEKPTRQATLVDITCDSDGKIEKFIDLRDVKATLPLHDPGDQPYYLGVFLMGAYQDVLGSAHNLFGKVSEAHVTVRPGGKFNIDLFVRGQKARRMIESMGYEEPMLRDAIEDQADVAIKAGILTTDQENELLEAYGEELLGYTYLEYES, encoded by the coding sequence ATGACTGCCACCAATACCAATTTCTCGACCACCGACGCCGCCGAACTGTACCAAGTGCCCAACTGGGCAGGCGGCTGGTTCCGCGTGTCCGACAAGGGCGCGCTCGAAGTGACCCCCACGCCGGGCCTGCACGCTCCGCTGCGCGCCATCGTGGACGAGATCGTCGACCGCGGCGAGAGCCTGCCGGTCATCCTGCGTTTTCCGCAGGTACTCGCCGGGCGCGTCAAGCACCTCAACGAGGCCTTTCAGTCGGCCATCACCGAGTACAGCTATAGCGGCCACTACCAGGGCGTGTTTCCCATTAAGGTCAACCAGCGCCGCATGGTCGTCGAGTCGGTGGCCGCCGCCGGCTACGACTATGCCCACGGCCTGGAGGCAGGCAGCAAGGCCGAGCTGGCCCTGTGCCTCGCGCAGAAGATGCACCCCGACGCCCTGCTGTGCTGCAACGGCTTCAAGGACGACGGCTTCATCAAGCTGGCCCTGTGGGGCCGCACGCTGGGCAAGAACGTGGTCATCACCATCGAGAAGTTCACGGAGCTCGACCGCATCCTCAAGCAGGCCAGGGCGCTCGGGGTCAAGCCGGCCATCGGCGTGCGCTTCAAGCTGCACGCGCGCGGCTCGGGCCAGTGGGAGGAGTCGGGCGGCGACCAGGCCAAGTTCGGCCTGAACGCCTACGAACTGCTGCGCGTGGTCGAGCGCCTGCGCCAGGAGAACATGCTCGACTCGCTGGTCATGCTGCACACCCACATCGGGTCGCAGATCACCGACATCCGCCGGGTCAAGGTCGCCGTGCGCGAGGCCACGCAGACCTATGCGGGCCTCATCGCGGCGGGCGCGCAGCTCAAGTACCTCAACGTGGGCGGCGGCCTGGGCGTGGACTACGACGGCTCCAAGACGACCTTCTATGCCTCGATGAACTACACGGTCAAGGAGTACGCCGCCGATGTGGTCTACACCGTGCAGGAGGTCTGCAAGGCGAGGAACGTGCCCGAACCCGTGATCGTCTCCGAGTCGGGCCGCGCGCTGACCGCGCACCACGCCGTCCTCATCTTGCCGGTCATCGACGTGACCGGGCCGACCCGTGACCTCGAAAATCTCGCGCCCCCCAGCGCCGACAGCCACCAGGTCGTCAAGGATATGGAGGAGATTCTCGAGAAGATCACGGCGCGTAACTACCGCGAGTCGTACAACGACGCTGTGGGCGACAAGGGCACGCTGCACAACCTCTTCGACCTCGGCTACGTGACGCTGGAGGACCGGGCGCGCGGCGAGGCGCTGTTCAACGCCATCCTCCGCAAGATCGCCAAGCTGATCGCGGGTGAGAAGTACGTTCCCGACGAACTCGAGGACCTGCAAAAAGTCCTGGCCGACAAGTACATCTGCAACTTCTCGCTGTTCCAGAGCTTGCCGGACAACTGGGCCATCCAGGCGCTGTTTCCCATCGTGCCGCTCGACCGCTTGGCCGAGAAGCCCACGCGGCAGGCGACGCTGGTGGACATCACCTGTGACAGCGACGGCAAGATCGAGAAGTTCATCGACCTGCGCGACGTCAAGGCCACGTTGCCCCTGCACGACCCCGGCGACCAGCCCTACTACCTGGGCGTGTTCCTGATGGGCGCGTACCAGGACGTGCTGGGCAGCGCCCACAACCTGTTCGGCAAGGTCAGCGAGGCGCACGTCACGGTGCGGCCCGGCGGGAAGTTCAACATCGACCTCTTCGTGCGCGGCCAGAAGGCGCGGCGCATGATCGAGTCGATGGGCTACGAGGAACCCATGCTGCGCGACGCCATCGAGGACCAAGCCGACGTGGCGATCAAGGCCGGCATCCTGACCACTGACCAGGAAAACGAGCTACTTGAGGCCTACGGTGAGGAGCTGCTGGGCTACACGTACCTGGAGTATGAGAGCTGA